A single genomic interval of Chitinophaga sp. 180180018-3 harbors:
- a CDS encoding DUF1080 domain-containing protein yields the protein MKNYFKVNKLFKTVLAAVLFSACGEAPRHQQQWVSLFNGKDINDWIVKIHHHDVGDNFGNTFRVEDSIIKVRYDQYGGKFNEQFGHLYYKQPYSHYHLKFEYRFVGKWEPTAPEYTLLNSGVMFHSQDPHTMPKEQDWPISVEMQLLGGLGDGKPRPTGNMCSPGTNVVYKGRLEPDHCIQSSSKTYDGDQWVKGELIVLGDSLVTHIINGDTVLQYSKPQIGGGVVNNYDPAIKIDGKLLSKGYIALQSEGQPVDFRKIEILNLEN from the coding sequence ATGAAAAACTATTTCAAAGTGAACAAACTTTTCAAGACTGTACTTGCTGCGGTTCTTTTCTCAGCTTGCGGGGAGGCACCCCGGCACCAGCAGCAATGGGTATCGCTGTTTAATGGCAAGGATATCAACGACTGGATCGTGAAGATTCATCATCATGATGTGGGCGATAATTTCGGGAATACTTTCCGGGTGGAAGACAGCATCATCAAAGTGCGGTACGACCAATACGGCGGCAAATTCAATGAGCAGTTCGGACATCTCTATTACAAACAACCTTATTCCCACTATCACCTGAAGTTCGAATACCGCTTCGTGGGCAAATGGGAGCCTACCGCTCCCGAATACACGCTGCTGAACAGTGGCGTGATGTTTCATTCCCAGGATCCACATACCATGCCTAAAGAGCAGGACTGGCCCATTTCCGTGGAGATGCAGCTGCTCGGTGGCCTCGGCGATGGCAAACCCCGTCCTACCGGAAACATGTGTTCCCCTGGTACAAACGTTGTTTACAAAGGCCGGCTGGAACCCGATCATTGTATTCAATCCAGCTCAAAAACTTACGACGGCGATCAATGGGTAAAAGGTGAGCTCATCGTACTCGGCGATTCCCTCGTCACTCATATCATCAATGGCGATACTGTTCTGCAGTACTCCAAGCCTCAGATTGGCGGTGGTGTTGTAAATAACTATGATCCCGCCATTAAAATAGATGGCAAATTGTTATCGAAAGGTTATATAGCCCTGCAAAGCGAAGGCCAGCCGGTGGACTTCAGGAAAATAGAAATTCTGAATCTGGAGAATTAA
- a CDS encoding aminoacyl-histidine dipeptidase has translation MELKDLRPKHLWENFSRLNAIPRASKKEARVIAFIEDFGKSLGLETHRDAVGNVMIRKPASPGMENRQTVILQSHLDMVHQKNSDSVFDFDTQGIDMYVDGDWVKARGTTLGADNGIGVATIMSILADKAAVHPQLEAMFTIDEETGMTGAKQLDASQFTGTILLNLDTEEEEELTIGCAGGLDTNTSATYNQVAPAADIVSFAITVRGLMGGHSGMDINKGRANANKLMNRFLFKASDAFGIQLASLEGGSLRNAIPRESTALLAVSASEAPAFTAFVKSFGEVMREEYKSIEPGFKMECKPAANPALVMEASFFRKMLRAVYAAPNGVFRMSPDIPGLVEASTNLAKVVVKEGSFITQSLQRSSVDSTKEDVANAVSAAFENMGCEVEQSGEYPGWKPDADSAILKQMLALYKDHFPHTPKVGAVHAGLECGILGAHFNGKLDMISFGPTIHGAHSPDETVQISSVERFYNYLLHILREIPVK, from the coding sequence ATGGAACTAAAAGATCTACGACCAAAACACTTATGGGAGAATTTCTCGCGACTGAATGCCATTCCCAGGGCGTCTAAAAAGGAAGCGAGGGTAATTGCCTTCATAGAAGATTTCGGTAAAAGCCTGGGCCTGGAAACCCATAGGGACGCCGTAGGAAATGTGATGATACGCAAACCCGCTTCTCCCGGTATGGAAAACCGGCAAACGGTGATCCTGCAATCGCATCTCGACATGGTTCATCAGAAAAACAGCGATTCCGTTTTCGATTTCGATACACAGGGTATTGATATGTATGTAGATGGCGATTGGGTAAAAGCCCGCGGCACTACGCTGGGCGCCGACAATGGTATCGGGGTGGCCACAATTATGTCGATACTGGCCGATAAAGCAGCTGTGCATCCACAACTGGAAGCCATGTTCACCATCGACGAAGAAACCGGGATGACCGGCGCCAAGCAGCTGGATGCCTCTCAATTTACCGGTACCATACTGTTGAACCTCGATACCGAGGAAGAAGAGGAGCTGACCATAGGATGCGCCGGCGGTCTGGATACCAATACCAGCGCTACTTACAATCAGGTAGCTCCTGCGGCTGATATTGTTTCGTTTGCTATAACTGTCAGAGGATTGATGGGAGGCCATTCTGGTATGGATATTAATAAGGGCAGGGCAAATGCAAATAAACTGATGAACCGCTTTCTGTTTAAGGCCAGCGACGCATTTGGTATTCAGCTTGCAAGTCTTGAAGGTGGAAGTTTGCGCAACGCCATTCCCCGCGAATCCACCGCATTGCTGGCGGTTTCCGCGTCGGAAGCACCTGCGTTTACGGCTTTCGTAAAATCGTTTGGAGAAGTGATGAGAGAGGAGTACAAAAGTATTGAACCCGGATTCAAAATGGAATGCAAGCCCGCCGCAAATCCTGCGCTGGTGATGGAAGCTTCGTTCTTCCGGAAAATGCTGAGGGCTGTTTATGCCGCGCCCAATGGCGTTTTCAGAATGAGCCCGGATATACCCGGACTCGTGGAAGCATCTACTAATCTGGCGAAGGTAGTGGTAAAAGAGGGATCCTTTATTACGCAATCCCTGCAGCGCAGCAGTGTTGATTCTACCAAAGAAGATGTAGCCAATGCAGTGAGTGCGGCATTCGAAAATATGGGCTGTGAGGTAGAACAAAGCGGTGAATACCCCGGCTGGAAGCCCGACGCGGATTCCGCTATCCTGAAACAAATGCTGGCGCTTTACAAGGATCATTTCCCGCATACACCTAAAGTAGGTGCGGTACATGCCGGATTGGAATGTGGTATACTGGGTGCACACTTCAATGGCAAACTGGATATGATCTCATTTGGCCCCACTATTCATGGCGCCCATTCACCTGATGAAACCGTGCAGATATCATCTGTAGAGCGCTTCTATAATTATCTGTTGCATATACTTCGGGAAATACCTGTAAAGTAA
- a CDS encoding ankyrin repeat domain-containing protein, translating into MSFFKKIFGRKKTPVATGQEPVPEPIWIQADSNPWKVQVLDIRPVTDGMLSFSKEKEHAENAMSYSDEDGSSFEGILPAEARSFDINIRFNTAGILPDGVMFLPTAMEDKWAIFLHRDKIIFVRSWLRDVFAIADVVKEPDNLYITRITGSFPEDMQLDDVTAMLRFLLISHVIGETCPAPVSREMAEHPIQAANTAFSLYGRHATIAVFSAYQAQTNTPLRTNTLLHIATARGDIDGIRQQLAAGIPVDCPGTDGMAPMYWALVQNNTDVFRELLLNGADIDTRTGEGSTPLMHAVQRKNAGHVAYLIASGANINAMDNRGFTALHRAAEMGLVNIVRLLLEKGADKNIVAQGETAMSLAAKRNEEEVQQLLN; encoded by the coding sequence ATGTCTTTTTTTAAGAAAATATTCGGAAGAAAAAAAACACCGGTAGCTACCGGTCAAGAGCCTGTGCCTGAGCCAATATGGATTCAGGCCGACAGTAATCCATGGAAAGTTCAGGTGCTGGATATACGCCCGGTCACTGATGGAATGCTATCGTTCTCAAAGGAAAAGGAGCACGCGGAAAATGCCATGTCTTACAGTGATGAAGATGGCTCTTCTTTCGAAGGCATACTTCCGGCTGAAGCCAGAAGCTTTGATATCAATATCCGTTTCAACACAGCCGGTATATTACCTGACGGCGTGATGTTTCTACCTACTGCCATGGAAGATAAGTGGGCGATTTTTTTGCACCGCGATAAGATCATTTTTGTACGCAGCTGGCTCCGGGATGTTTTCGCGATAGCAGATGTGGTGAAAGAACCCGATAATTTATACATCACTCGTATCACTGGTAGTTTCCCGGAAGATATGCAGCTGGATGATGTCACGGCTATGCTGCGTTTTCTGCTTATTTCCCATGTGATCGGCGAAACCTGTCCGGCTCCTGTGTCCCGGGAAATGGCGGAACATCCTATCCAGGCGGCCAATACAGCATTCTCTCTTTATGGCCGGCATGCCACTATAGCTGTTTTCAGCGCTTACCAGGCACAAACCAATACACCGTTGCGCACAAATACGCTCCTGCATATAGCAACAGCCCGGGGAGATATTGATGGTATCCGCCAACAACTGGCTGCAGGAATTCCTGTGGATTGCCCGGGTACTGATGGTATGGCGCCGATGTACTGGGCGCTGGTGCAGAACAATACCGACGTATTCCGGGAATTGCTGCTAAATGGGGCCGATATAGACACGAGGACCGGCGAAGGCAGCACTCCCCTGATGCATGCAGTACAACGCAAAAATGCCGGGCATGTAGCGTACCTGATAGCGTCAGGCGCGAATATAAATGCCATGGATAACCGGGGCTTTACCGCACTGCATAGGGCAGCCGAAATGGGATTGGTAAACATCGTCAGGCTACTGTTGGAAAAAGGAGCTGATAAAAATATTGTGGCACAGGGTGAAACAGCCATGTCACTCGCTGCTAAACGTAACGAAGAAGAAGTACAGCAACTTTTAAATTAA
- a CDS encoding class I SAM-dependent methyltransferase, with the protein MQLQEAISLITYEQPANAAPQTWADLGCGSGLFTYALAHQLPVHSTVYAIDKTKSVLEAHPNPRHVTIHQQHLDFAKNELHLQDLDGILMANSLHYVDHKVRLINRLKAALKENGIFLIVEYESRAANPWVPYPVTEAALKDMFREAGFNDFLHLGQRPSVFGAGDMYAMIARQK; encoded by the coding sequence ATGCAATTGCAGGAAGCTATTTCACTGATAACATATGAGCAGCCGGCCAATGCAGCGCCACAGACCTGGGCGGACCTTGGTTGCGGCAGCGGACTGTTTACATACGCGCTGGCCCACCAGTTGCCGGTACACAGTACCGTATATGCCATTGATAAAACCAAATCGGTACTGGAGGCACATCCTAATCCCCGGCATGTAACCATACACCAGCAGCACCTGGATTTTGCAAAAAATGAGTTACACCTGCAGGACCTGGATGGTATCTTAATGGCTAATTCCCTGCACTATGTGGATCATAAAGTAAGACTAATCAACCGGCTTAAAGCAGCACTCAAAGAAAACGGTATCTTCCTGATTGTGGAATATGAAAGCCGCGCTGCCAATCCCTGGGTGCCCTACCCGGTTACAGAAGCCGCACTTAAAGATATGTTCAGGGAAGCCGGGTTTAACGATTTCCTGCACCTGGGTCAGCGGCCGTCTGTTTTTGGCGCCGGTGACATGTATGCAATGATTGCCCGGCAAAAATGA